A window of the Gossypium hirsutum isolate 1008001.06 chromosome A05, Gossypium_hirsutum_v2.1, whole genome shotgun sequence genome harbors these coding sequences:
- the LOC107941412 gene encoding protein SUPPRESSOR OF MAX2 1: MRAGLSTIQQTLTPEAASVLNHSIAEASRRNHGQTTPLHVAATLLASPTGFLRQTCIKSHPNSSHPLQCRALELCFSVALERLPTAQNANSGSPGQDPPISNALMAALKRAQAHQRRGCPEQQQQPLLAVKVELEQLIISILDDPSVSRVMREASFSSPAVKATIEQSLNSTTSNSANTTGPIGLGFRPVVAPTPAVAAPSANRNLYLNPRLQQGAAGQQRNEEVKRVIDILMRSKKMNPVLVGESEPELVVKEILRKIKNKEIDGVLRNVEVLHLEKDFALDKTQTVAKIKELATKVGAMIGNLDCGGVILDLGDLKWLVESNQPVGLPGGVQQQQQQQQVVSEAGRAAVVEMGKLLGRFGEGNGRVWLIGTATCETYLRCQVYHPSMENDWDLQAVPIAARAPSPGMFSRLGSNGILGSPVESLSPLKGFATTAPQPRQPSENFDPTRKTGCCPQCMQNYKQDLTKLLAAKEHEQRSSDFKSEPTRPALPQWLQNAKAHDSDIKTMDQAQAKDQDMIWTQKTQELQKKWNDTCLHIHPSFHQPSLGSERFTSAALSMTSLYNSSLLGRQPFQPKLPLNKNIAEALQMNPSLVASQPMEQASSPPGSPVKTDLVLGRPKIIETSPEKPHKERLRDFLGCIPSEPQNKFQDLQSNKLLNTLDIESFKKLLKGLTEKVWWQRDAASAVATTVTQCKLGNGKRRGTGSKGDIWLLFTGPDKVGKKKMALALSDQVCGAHPVVICLGSRRGDGESDVNFRGKTVVDKIAEAVRRNPFSVVVLEDIDEADMLVRGSIKRAMERGRLADSHGREISLGNVIFILTANWLPGNLNFSSNGIITLDEKKLASLASGGWQLKLSLSEKTAKRRASWLHDEDRATKPRKETGSLSFDLNEAADVEDDKADGSHNSSDLTVDHEEGQGLTNRLLSNSTSSSVPHELLNSVDDAIIFKPVDFGPIRRDISDFITKKFCSVIGDRVTIRIVDEALEKITSGVWIGRTGLEEWTEKALVPSLQQLKTRLPASEESSLVFQLELDSETCNRNNGDWLPSSVKVDVDDGF; the protein is encoded by the exons atgagagCTGGATTAAGTACGATCCAACAGACTCTGACGCCGGAGGCCGCCAGTGTGTTGAATCATTCGATAGCTGAAGCTAGCCGGAGGAATCACGGCCAAACGACGCCGCTCCATGTGGCGGCGACGCTCCTTGCATCTCCCACTGGATTCCTTCGTCAAACATGTATCAAATCCCACCCCAATTCCTCTCATCCCTTGCAGTGTCGAGCTTTGGAGCTTTGTTTCAGCGTGGCGTTGGAGCGTCTCCCCACCGCCCAAAACGCTAATAGTGGTAGCCCGGGGCAAGACCCACCAATCTCCAATGCCTTGATGGCTGCTCTTAAACGTGCTCAAGCCCATCAACGACGTGGATGTCCCGAGCAACAACAACAACCGCTTTTGGCTGTTAAAGTGGAATTAGAACAATTAATTATATCGATTCTTGATGATCCAAGTGTTAGTAGAGTCATGCGTGAAGCAAGTTTTTCAAGTCCAGCAGTTAAAGCAACAATTGAACAATCATTGAACTCAACGACTTCAAACTCAGCCAACACTACCGGTCCAATCGGATTGGGATTCAGACCTGTCGTAGCTCCCACTCCCGCCGTTGCCGCACCTTCCGCCAATCGGAATTTGTATTTGAATCCGAGATTACAGCAAGGGGCAGCGGGGCAACAAAGGAACGAAGAAGTGAAACGAGTGATTGATATCCTGATGAGGAGTAAAAAGATGAACCCAGTCTTGGTCGGTGAATCGGAACCGGAGTTGGTCGTTAAGGAGATATTGAGGAAGATTAAGAATAAAGAAATTGATGGAGTTTTGAGAAACGTTGAGGTACTTCATTTGGAGAAAGATTTCGCATTGGATAAAACCCAAACCGTTGCTAAAATCAAGGAATTAGCCACTAAAGTTGGAGCAATGATTGGGAACTTGGATTGTGGAGGTGTGATTCTCGATTTGGGCGACTTAAAATGGTTGGTGGAGAGCAATCAGCCGGTGGGTCTTCCCGGCGGAGttcaacaacaacaacagcagcAACAAGTGGTATCTGAAGCTGGGCGTGCTGCGGTGGTTGAGATGGGTAAATTGTTGGGGAGATTCGGAGAAGGAAATGGAAGAGTTTGGTTGATTGGGACTGCTACATGTGAAACATATTTGAGATGTCAAGTGTATCATCCTTCAATGGAGAATGATTGGGATCTGCAAGCTGTTCCTATCGCTGCTAGAGCTCCTTCACCAGGAATGTTTTCAag GCTTGGGAGCAATGGGATACTTGGCAGCCCTGTTGAGTCACTATCTCCATTGAAGGGTTTTGCAACTACTGCTCCTCAACCTAGGCAACCCTCTGAGAATTTTGACCCTACTCGGAAAACAGGCTGTTGCCCGCAGTGCATGCAGAATTATAAACAAGATCTTACTAAACTTTTAGCGGCCAAGGAACATGAGCAACGCTCCTCTGATTTTAAATCAGAGCCAACTCGGCCGGCATTGCCACAGTGGTTGCAGAATGCTAAGGCTCATGATAGTGATATCAAAACTATGGATCAGGCACAG GCTAAGGATCAAGATATGATCTGGACGCAGAAGACCCAAGAGTTGCAGAAGAAATGGAACGATACATGCTTGCATATCCATCCGAGTTTTCATCAGCCGAGTCTAGGCTCTGAGAGATTCACTTCTGCAGCTCTCTCGATGACGAGCTTGTACAATTCGAGTCTGCTAGGACGCCAACCTTTCCAACCAAAATTACCATTGAACAAAAACATTGCGGAGGCACTGCAAATGAACCCAAGTCTAGTAGCTAGCCAACCGATGGAACAGGCAAGTAGCCCACCAGGAAGCCCTGTAAAGACGGATCTTGTTCTTGGGCGACCGAAGATCATTGAGACAAGTCCTGAAAAACCCCATAAAGAGCGTTTAAGGGACTTTTTGGGCTGCATACCTTCTGAACCACAGAACAAGTTCCAAGATCTGCAAAGCAATAAGTTGTTGAACACATTAGATATCGAGTCATTCAAGAAACTACTTAAAGGTTTAACAGAGAAAGTTTGGTGGCAGCGAGATGCGGCATCTGCAGTGGCCACAACAGTGACGCAGTGTAAATTAGGCAATGGAAAACGACGGGGTACTGGTTCAAAGGGCGACATTTGGTTATTGTTTACTGGCCCTGACAAGGTTGGCAAGAAGAAGATGGCATTGGCCCTCTCAGATCAAGTATGTGGAGCTCATCCGGTAGTGATATGTCTCGGGTCAAGACGTGGTGATGGGGAATCCGATGTGAATTTCCGTGGTAAAACAGTAGTGGATAAAATAGCGGAGGCAGTTAGGAGAAACCCGTTCTCGGTAGTAGTGCTTGAAGATATTGATGAAGCAGATATGCTGGTTAGAGGCAGCATTAAACGAGCGATGGAGAGAGGTCGACTTGCTGATTCTCATGGTCGTGAGATCAGTCTAGGAAATGTTATCTTCATCCTTACTGCAAATTGGTTACCAGGGAATCTTAATTTCTCATCAAATGGTATTATTACCCTGGATGAAAAGAAGCTTGCCAGTTTAGCTAGCGGAGGTTGGCAGTTAAAGTTATCTCTTAGTGAGAAAACAGCAAAGCGTCGAGCCAGTTGGCTCCATGACGAAGACAGAGCAACGAAACCTAGGAAGGAAACCGGTTCGTTATCGTTTGATCTTAATGAAGCCGCTGATGTGGAAGACGACAAAGCCGATGGATCACACAATTCCAGTGATCTCACAGTGGATCATGAAGAAGGACAAGGCCTCACAAACAGACTATTATCCAACTCAACATCATCATCAGTACCCCATGAGCTACTCAATTCCGTCGACGATGCCATCATTTTTAAACCTGTCGATTTTGGTCCCATTAGGCGCGACATTTCTGATTTCATAACCAAAAAGTTCTGCAGCGTCATTGGCGACAGGGTAACGATCAGGATTGTAGATGAAGCTCTGGAAAAGATTACAAGTGGGGTATGGATAGGTCGAACTGGATTAGAAGAATGGACGGAGAAAGCATTGGTTCCAAGCTTACAACAACTGAAAACACGATTGCCGGCATCGGAGGAGTCATCACTAGTGTTCCAACTGGAACTCGATTCCGAAACATGTAATCGAAACAATGGAGATTGGCTTCCTAGTAGTGTGAAGGTAGATGTTGATGATGGGTTCTGA